In Panthera leo isolate Ple1 chromosome B3, P.leo_Ple1_pat1.1, whole genome shotgun sequence, a single genomic region encodes these proteins:
- the FBXO34 gene encoding F-box only protein 34 isoform X1, with protein sequence MGFGASVGLRRAVLGARSASAVGSEPGLLLPPHRGVQPRARPRPGQERRASVMHLKPYWKLQKKERPLEISRETLRTPMSHHEAINDEKCKASYMKPSVFPSPSLGKASSRKPLGILSPNVLCSMSGKSPIESSLNVKTKKNAPSATIHQGEEGEGPLDIWAVVKPGNTKEKIAFFAAHQCSNRIGSMKIKSSWDIDGRATKRRKKSGDLKKAKIQLERMREVNSRCYQPEPFACGIEHCSVHYVSDSGDGVYAGRPLSVIQMVAFLEQRASALLATCTKNCTNSPAVVKFPGQSRSVPPASEPFSAPGACEESTERGNSEVGEPQSEPVRVLDMVARLESECLKRQSQREPGSLSRNNSFRRNVGRVLLANGTQANEGKTNKGALEAPDTQVNPVGSVSVDCGPSRADHCSPKGDESWDGAPRGCPSLPASVNFLMDSAEFEPDQQTALKNGNKYDVEMTEELVGSSFPVGTCPQAIELPTDAVDCLSRELVPLTSQNPDQRRKESLCISITVSKVEQGQPSSLKPCEDPLPGMLFFLPPGQHQSDCSQLNESTRESSVAGHLQDAAEGDSTTEEKSVSADSFVLPASPVESTLPVLEASSWKKQVSHDFLETRFKIQQLLEPQQYMAFLPHHLMVKIFRLLPTKSLVALKCTCCYFKFIIEYYNIRPADSRWVRDPRYREDPCKQCKKKYVKGDVSLCRWHPKPYCQALPYGPGYWMCCHRSQKAFPGCKLGLHDNHWVPACHSFNRAIHKKAKGTETEEEY encoded by the coding sequence AGCCTCTGTTATGCACCTAAAGCCATACTGGAAACTCCAGAAGAAAGAGCGACCTCTGGAAATCAGCAGGGAAACTTTGAGAACTCCTATGAGCCACCACGAAGCTATAAATGATGAAAAATGCAAAGCTAGCTACATGAAACCAAGTGTCTTTCCTTCACCCTCTCTTGGTAAAGCATCATCTCGAAagcctcttgggattctttctccaaATGTTCTGTGCAGTATGAGTGGGAAGAGTCCGATAGAGAGCAGCTTGAATGTTAAAACCAAGAAGAATGCACCGTCTGCAACAATCCACCAGGGTGAAGAAGGGGAAGGGCCGCTTGATATCTGGGCTGTTGTGAAACCGGGAAATACCAAGGAGAAAATTGCATTCTTTGCAGCCCACCAGTGTAGCAATAGGATAGgatctatgaaaataaaaagctcctgggATATTGATGGGAGAGCtactaaaagaaggaaaaaatcaggAGATCTTAAAAAAGCCAAGATACAGTTGGAAAGGATGAGGGAAGTCAACAGCAGGTGCTACCAGCCTGAGCCCTTTGCGTGTGGCATTGAGCACTGTTCTGTGCATTATGTGAGTGACAGTGGGGATGGCGTCTATGCCGGGAGGCCTCTGTCAGTCATACAGATGGTTGCCTTCCTCGAGCAAAGAGCCAGTGCCCTGCTAGCTACATGTACGAAAAACTGCACTAACTCACCTGCTGTGGTGAAGTTTCCTGGGCAATCCAGAAGTGTGCCCCCAGCCTCCGAGCCCTTTTCTGCCCCAGGAGCTTGTGAAGAATCCACGGAAAGGGGAAATTCTGAGGTTGGTGAACCACAGAGCGAGCCAGTCCGTGTCCTTGACATGGTAGCCAGGCTGGAGTCTGAGTGCCTGAAGCGGCAGAGCCAGCGTGAGCCTGGGAGCCTCTCGAGGAATAACAGCTTCCGTCGAAATGTGGGCCGCGTGTTGCTTGCAAATGGCACTCAGGCTAatgaaggcaaaacaaacaaaggggccTTGGAGGCACCAGACACTCAGGTGAATCCTGTGGGGTCTGTATCTGTGGACTGTGGCCCCTCAAGAGCTGACCATTGTTCTCCCAAGGGGGATGAGTCCTGGGACGGTGCTCCTCGGGGCTGTCCGTCGTTGCCAGCGAGTGTGAATTTCCTCATGGACAGTGCAGAATTTGAGCCAGATCAGCAAACTGCCCtgaaaaatggcaataaatatgaTGTGGAGATGACAGAAGAACTTGTTGGGTCATCTTTTCCTGTTGGCACCTGCCCTCAAGCCATTGAATTGCCCACAGATGCTGTTGATTGTCTGAGTAGAGAGCTCGTGCCGCTTACTAGCCAAAATCCTgatcagagaagaaaggaatcttTGTGCATTAGTATCACTGTGTCCAAGGTAGAGCAAGGCCAGCCTTCTAGTTTAAAGCCCTGTGAAGACCCACTTCCAGGGATGTTGTTTTTTTTGCCACCTGGTCAGCACCAGTCAGACTGTTCCCAGTTGAATGAAAGCACAAGGGAGTCTTCCGTTGCCGGCCACCTTCAGGATGCTGCTGAGGGTGACAGTACCACTGAGGAAAAAAGTGTTTCAGCTGATTCATTTGTCCTGCCAGCCTCTCCTGTGGAAAGTACATTACCGGTGCTTGAGGCATCCAGTTGGAAGAAGCAAGTGTCTCATGACTTTCTGGAGACCAGGTTTAAAATCCAGCAGCTTTTGGAGCCTCAGCAGTACATGGCTTTTCTGCCCCACCACCTCATGGTGAAAATCTTCAGGTTACTTCCCACCAAGAGCTTAGTGGCTCTTAAGTGTACCTGCTGCTATTTCAAGTTTATCATTGAATACTACAATATCAGGCCAGCAGATTCCCGCTGGGTGCGAGATCCACGATACAGAGAGGACCCTTGCAAGCAGTGCAAGAAAAAATACGTGAAAGGGGATGTGTCCCTGTGCCGGTGGCACCCCAAGCCCTATTGCCAGGCATTGCCCTACGGGCCAGGATACTGGATGTGCTGCCACCGGTCTCAGAAAGCCTTCCCTGGCTGTAAGCTGGGGCTTCATGACAATCACTGGGTCCCTGCGTGCCACAGCTTTAATAGGGCAATCCATAAGAAAGC
- the FBXO34 gene encoding F-box only protein 34 isoform X2, with protein MHLKPYWKLQKKERPLEISRETLRTPMSHHEAINDEKCKASYMKPSVFPSPSLGKASSRKPLGILSPNVLCSMSGKSPIESSLNVKTKKNAPSATIHQGEEGEGPLDIWAVVKPGNTKEKIAFFAAHQCSNRIGSMKIKSSWDIDGRATKRRKKSGDLKKAKIQLERMREVNSRCYQPEPFACGIEHCSVHYVSDSGDGVYAGRPLSVIQMVAFLEQRASALLATCTKNCTNSPAVVKFPGQSRSVPPASEPFSAPGACEESTERGNSEVGEPQSEPVRVLDMVARLESECLKRQSQREPGSLSRNNSFRRNVGRVLLANGTQANEGKTNKGALEAPDTQVNPVGSVSVDCGPSRADHCSPKGDESWDGAPRGCPSLPASVNFLMDSAEFEPDQQTALKNGNKYDVEMTEELVGSSFPVGTCPQAIELPTDAVDCLSRELVPLTSQNPDQRRKESLCISITVSKVEQGQPSSLKPCEDPLPGMLFFLPPGQHQSDCSQLNESTRESSVAGHLQDAAEGDSTTEEKSVSADSFVLPASPVESTLPVLEASSWKKQVSHDFLETRFKIQQLLEPQQYMAFLPHHLMVKIFRLLPTKSLVALKCTCCYFKFIIEYYNIRPADSRWVRDPRYREDPCKQCKKKYVKGDVSLCRWHPKPYCQALPYGPGYWMCCHRSQKAFPGCKLGLHDNHWVPACHSFNRAIHKKAKGTETEEEY; from the coding sequence ATGCACCTAAAGCCATACTGGAAACTCCAGAAGAAAGAGCGACCTCTGGAAATCAGCAGGGAAACTTTGAGAACTCCTATGAGCCACCACGAAGCTATAAATGATGAAAAATGCAAAGCTAGCTACATGAAACCAAGTGTCTTTCCTTCACCCTCTCTTGGTAAAGCATCATCTCGAAagcctcttgggattctttctccaaATGTTCTGTGCAGTATGAGTGGGAAGAGTCCGATAGAGAGCAGCTTGAATGTTAAAACCAAGAAGAATGCACCGTCTGCAACAATCCACCAGGGTGAAGAAGGGGAAGGGCCGCTTGATATCTGGGCTGTTGTGAAACCGGGAAATACCAAGGAGAAAATTGCATTCTTTGCAGCCCACCAGTGTAGCAATAGGATAGgatctatgaaaataaaaagctcctgggATATTGATGGGAGAGCtactaaaagaaggaaaaaatcaggAGATCTTAAAAAAGCCAAGATACAGTTGGAAAGGATGAGGGAAGTCAACAGCAGGTGCTACCAGCCTGAGCCCTTTGCGTGTGGCATTGAGCACTGTTCTGTGCATTATGTGAGTGACAGTGGGGATGGCGTCTATGCCGGGAGGCCTCTGTCAGTCATACAGATGGTTGCCTTCCTCGAGCAAAGAGCCAGTGCCCTGCTAGCTACATGTACGAAAAACTGCACTAACTCACCTGCTGTGGTGAAGTTTCCTGGGCAATCCAGAAGTGTGCCCCCAGCCTCCGAGCCCTTTTCTGCCCCAGGAGCTTGTGAAGAATCCACGGAAAGGGGAAATTCTGAGGTTGGTGAACCACAGAGCGAGCCAGTCCGTGTCCTTGACATGGTAGCCAGGCTGGAGTCTGAGTGCCTGAAGCGGCAGAGCCAGCGTGAGCCTGGGAGCCTCTCGAGGAATAACAGCTTCCGTCGAAATGTGGGCCGCGTGTTGCTTGCAAATGGCACTCAGGCTAatgaaggcaaaacaaacaaaggggccTTGGAGGCACCAGACACTCAGGTGAATCCTGTGGGGTCTGTATCTGTGGACTGTGGCCCCTCAAGAGCTGACCATTGTTCTCCCAAGGGGGATGAGTCCTGGGACGGTGCTCCTCGGGGCTGTCCGTCGTTGCCAGCGAGTGTGAATTTCCTCATGGACAGTGCAGAATTTGAGCCAGATCAGCAAACTGCCCtgaaaaatggcaataaatatgaTGTGGAGATGACAGAAGAACTTGTTGGGTCATCTTTTCCTGTTGGCACCTGCCCTCAAGCCATTGAATTGCCCACAGATGCTGTTGATTGTCTGAGTAGAGAGCTCGTGCCGCTTACTAGCCAAAATCCTgatcagagaagaaaggaatcttTGTGCATTAGTATCACTGTGTCCAAGGTAGAGCAAGGCCAGCCTTCTAGTTTAAAGCCCTGTGAAGACCCACTTCCAGGGATGTTGTTTTTTTTGCCACCTGGTCAGCACCAGTCAGACTGTTCCCAGTTGAATGAAAGCACAAGGGAGTCTTCCGTTGCCGGCCACCTTCAGGATGCTGCTGAGGGTGACAGTACCACTGAGGAAAAAAGTGTTTCAGCTGATTCATTTGTCCTGCCAGCCTCTCCTGTGGAAAGTACATTACCGGTGCTTGAGGCATCCAGTTGGAAGAAGCAAGTGTCTCATGACTTTCTGGAGACCAGGTTTAAAATCCAGCAGCTTTTGGAGCCTCAGCAGTACATGGCTTTTCTGCCCCACCACCTCATGGTGAAAATCTTCAGGTTACTTCCCACCAAGAGCTTAGTGGCTCTTAAGTGTACCTGCTGCTATTTCAAGTTTATCATTGAATACTACAATATCAGGCCAGCAGATTCCCGCTGGGTGCGAGATCCACGATACAGAGAGGACCCTTGCAAGCAGTGCAAGAAAAAATACGTGAAAGGGGATGTGTCCCTGTGCCGGTGGCACCCCAAGCCCTATTGCCAGGCATTGCCCTACGGGCCAGGATACTGGATGTGCTGCCACCGGTCTCAGAAAGCCTTCCCTGGCTGTAAGCTGGGGCTTCATGACAATCACTGGGTCCCTGCGTGCCACAGCTTTAATAGGGCAATCCATAAGAAAGC